Within Burkholderia humptydooensis, the genomic segment AGGCCGGCCCGGACCGTCAACATGCGACGCACGTGGGTATGCGGGATCGTGTAATCGTTCAGGTCGAAGCGCACGTACGGCGTCTTGCCAACCTTCACGGCCAGTTGCTCTTCGACGGGGTACGGGTTGTCGGGCAGCGTCAACAGCAACGGCTGCTCGCGAGCGAACGCTTCGCGCACGGTCATCGTGCGATCCTCGGGGCATGGCCGGTCGGCCGCTTGGGTACGGCACCATTGCTCGGCTTGCGCGTTCAGATCATCGAGATCGGTGTACTTGCGCGCGGCGAAGAAGGCTTCTCGAACGTGGCGGATTGCGCGTTCCACGCGCCCCTTCTCATTGCCGCGAGCGACGGCGACAGGCCGCGGCTCGAAGCGGTAGTGGCCGGCGAACGCGAGCAGCGTCGGATGGAAACGGATCGCGTCGCCGACGCGCTCGAGCACGGCCGATTTCAGGTTGTCGTACAGCAGGACTCTTGGCAGTCCGCACCACGTGTTAAATGCACCGATGTGGCCGCGCAGGAAGTTCTCCATGCGCGCATCGAGGAAGAATCGCAGGTAGATGTCGCGCGAGTACGAGAGCACCATCACGAACGCCATCAGTGGCCGGCGCGCTCGACCGATCTCGATGTGGCCGAAGTGCCCCCAGTCGACCTAGGCCTGCTCGCCGGGCAGCGTGCGTAGACGCAGGAAGGTCTCGGCGGGCTTCCGGGGGCGGTGCAGCGAGATCAGATGCCGGAAGTGGTCTGGTGCCCCTTTGTAGCCGCGCTCGCGAACCATCACATAGAGGCGGCTGGCCGTCAGCGATGGGTATTTCGTCAGTGTCTGCCGGATGAACGGCAGGTACGGCTCGATCATCGACGGTTTCGGCTGCGGCCCGATCCGGGGCAGCCCGGCATGGGCGATCACGCGCTGCACCGTCTCACGATGCACGCGCAACTGCTTGGCAATGGTGCCGCACGGCCATTTCTCGGCGTGATACAGACGCAGGATCTGCGCCTCGAGTTCAACCGGAATCGTCATCAGGGTCTCCGCAATCTGAGCGATGACCGAAGGAAATGCCTTCGGGGCGAACATGACGGGGACCGCGATGGCGCACGAAGCCGGTTCGCACCAGGGGCAGCAACAAGCCGCCACAGCCATGGCAGCGCAACGACTGCGGCGCCGCCGGGTGGGCGGCGACGTTGGCGAGTGCAACGGCGGCGTCACGGTCCGATTGCAGTACACCATCGGCGGGAACGTCAGGTGAACCCTGATGCGTCACTTTATTGCGCCGGGCCCGGTAGCGCTTGGCGCGAGCCGCGTGAGCAACGCGTCCACGGCGCGTGCGCTGATAGCGTCGCCCGGCCTCGCGCACATGGTCACGGCGTACGTCGGCGGCGCAATTCCGGCAATATCGATTGCCTCGATCGCACCGGCGGCAGATGAAGACCTGCGCCCGGCAACGGGCGCACAGGTACAGGCGGCCCGTGGGCGGCTGCATTGGCGGTTCCTCGAGAACGCCAAAGACGAGGAGTCGACCGAGGTCGACGGGCCGCGCGAGCAATGCGATACTGATCGCTCACACGGCTCTCCGGCCGGCCAACGGGCCGGCCATCTGGATCCCCTGTGGAGGTGCGGCAACCGTACTGGACTTGGCGGTTGAGGCCGGTGCCGCGCCTGTTGTTCTTCTTCGGCAAACGCCTTTCTACCATGCGCCCAGTTTAATGCGACGCGGGGCGCGCCTCCAGTCGCCCTACGGGCTCCCTACGTCGCGCCCCGCATCAATATCCCGCTTCCCACAGGCTCGTCGCTTCCGCAACGTCGATTTTGGAACTTGTGTCATGCCACCGTTACGTGACGTCGCCGGAAAAGCATGGATTTTGACCGCCATCGACATCTTCATGCGGAAGCTCTGATTTGGATAGACAAAGCGATAGACATGGGCGCAGAAATTTGTTATAGGTTGCCCTGAGTCGGGAGTGCTGACCTGTCTATGCAGCACGTTGGGCGACTGTCCCACCTGGCTTACCCATTCTTCGCGGGCCGCACCAAGTGCGGCCCGTTTTCGTTTCTGCCGCGAGGAAGCGTATGTATCTGTCGTATCTGGACGAGTCGGGGTCGCCAGGCGACCGCAATACCCCCTTTTTCGTGCTCGGTGGGGTCGCCATCTTTGAGCGTAAGACCCACTGGATCGAACGCGAACTGGACGCCATCGCCGATCGCTACCAACAACAGATCGGCCGGCATCTTGAGCTGCACGCCAATCCGATGCGCAGCGGCAAAGAAGGCTGGGAAAAACTCACCGTCGCTGAGCGTACCCAGGCTGCAGCCGACGTCATCCGCGTGGTGAAAACCAATCGGCTGAAAATCTTTGCCGCCGTCGTCGAGCAGAACCAGTTTCTCAGCGCCGCCGACGTGCTGCCTTACTGCTACGAAGTGCTCGCAACCAAGTTCGACGACTACCTCGCGTACAAGTATCAGCGCCACGGCGACGCGCAGCGCGGGATCTTCGTGCTCGATCGCAAGCGCACGCAGGAAGAAAAGGACATGCAGGTGCTGCGCCAGACGTTCAAGCTGGTTGGCCACGCGAACGGCCGGTTGCGCAATTTCGCCGAGGTGCCGATGTTTGCGGACTCGAAGTCTACCCGACTGATCCAGCTGGCCGACAGCATTGCGTATTGGATTTTCCGGCGCTATGCCTCTCGGGACGACTGGGGCTGGCGCGAGCTGCACATGCAGTTCGCGAATCTGGGAAATGGCCG encodes:
- a CDS encoding DUF3800 domain-containing protein, translated to MYLSYLDESGSPGDRNTPFFVLGGVAIFERKTHWIERELDAIADRYQQQIGRHLELHANPMRSGKEGWEKLTVAERTQAAADVIRVVKTNRLKIFAAVVEQNQFLSAADVLPYCYEVLATKFDDYLAYKYQRHGDAQRGIFVLDRKRTQEEKDMQVLRQTFKLVGHANGRLRNFAEVPMFADSKSTRLIQLADSIAYWIFRRYASRDDWGWRELHMQFANLGNGRSGLHEVLAPATPAALQAIQTSPWPFPAALPGAAAAQGAPAAVAAAPRLAPGAVITA
- a CDS encoding Mu transposase domain-containing protein, with the translated sequence MAFVMVLSYSRDIYLRFFLDARMENFLRGHIGAFNTWCGLPRVLLYDNLKSAVLERVGDAIRFHPTLLAFAGHYRFEPRPVAVARGNEKGRVERAIRHVREAFFAARKYTDLDDLNAQAEQWCRTQAADRPCPEDRTMTVREAFAREQPLLLTLPDNPYPVEEQLAVKVGKTPYVRFDLNDYTIPHTHVRRMLTVRAGLNQVRVFDGAEMIASHRRCYDRAEQIEDPQHLRTLEQFKREARQHRGVNSLTRAVPACEPLLIRAAERGASVGGLTTSLLRLLDRYGATELQAAVEDALRAVSAHTNTVRAALERRHPLP
- a CDS encoding helix-turn-helix domain-containing protein, with translation MFAPKAFPSVIAQIAETLMTIPVELEAQILRLYHAEKWPCGTIAKQLRVHRETVQRVIAHAGLPRIGPQPKPSMIEPYLPFIRQTLTKYPSLTASRLYVMVRERGYKGAPDHFRHLISLHRPRKPAETFLRLRTLPGEQA